From one Planktothrix agardhii NIES-204 genomic stretch:
- a CDS encoding dihydropteroate synthase, producing MTILNPLNIRNKSLEWGKRTYIMGVLNVTPDSFSDGGNFNSLERALHQAQQMVEAGVDIIDIGGQSTRPGAEIVGLEIELNRVIPVIETIRNSSNQLLANIPISVDTTRSQVAEVAVKTGADIINDISGATFDVKMLSVVAQLQVPIILMHLRGTPKTMQTLTDYQDLIGELEGFLQDRIKEAIAEGISPQNIIIDPGIGFAKTFEQNLEILRNLTKLRSLNCPILVGTSRKSFIGHILNQPDPKQRVWGTAATCVVAIANGADILRVHDVKEMVDVSRVADAIYRVILEKD from the coding sequence ATGACTATTCTCAACCCTTTAAATATTAGAAATAAAAGTCTGGAATGGGGAAAACGAACTTATATTATGGGGGTTTTGAATGTAACTCCTGATAGTTTTAGCGATGGTGGGAATTTTAATAGTTTAGAAAGGGCTTTACATCAAGCGCAACAAATGGTGGAAGCGGGAGTTGATATTATTGATATTGGCGGACAATCAACCCGTCCTGGGGCGGAAATTGTGGGTTTAGAAATAGAATTAAATCGGGTTATTCCTGTGATTGAAACCATTAGAAATAGTTCTAATCAATTATTGGCAAATATTCCGATTTCTGTTGATACGACTCGTTCTCAGGTGGCGGAAGTTGCAGTTAAAACCGGAGCGGATATTATTAATGATATTTCCGGGGCTACTTTTGATGTTAAAATGTTATCTGTGGTGGCTCAATTGCAGGTTCCTATTATTTTAATGCACCTGCGAGGAACGCCTAAAACCATGCAAACTTTGACGGATTATCAGGATTTAATTGGGGAGTTAGAAGGGTTTTTACAAGATAGAATTAAAGAAGCGATCGCCGAAGGAATTTCACCTCAAAATATTATTATTGATCCGGGGATTGGTTTTGCAAAAACCTTTGAACAGAATTTAGAAATATTGAGGAATTTAACAAAATTGCGATCGCTTAATTGTCCGATTTTAGTCGGAACATCTCGAAAAAGTTTTATCGGTCATATTTTAAACCAACCTGACCCAAAACAAAGGGTTTGGGGGACGGCGGCGACCTGTGTGGTAGCTATTGCTAATGGTGCGGATATCTTACGAGTTCATGATGTTAAAGAAATGGTGGATGTGAGTCGAGTTGCAGATGCTATTTATCGGGTGATTCTCGAAAAAGATTAG
- a CDS encoding pentapeptide repeat-containing protein: MITPSELNYYYKVLDLKPGASLELVDQAYKDLAFIWHPDRIPEENQRLKKIAEEKLKEINQAREKLRSLLRRSSSNSTQHSSTVSRAESHSRASSNSTGNSYTYQKPYSNYQSSTYQSQVKTSENNNFQRPPASKPPVTPKPPTPPAPTPPPARPTELSGLSFKGADLKERDFSSRNLSGADLTEADLSDGFLHKVNLSAACLYKANLFRANFLQANLTYANLKEANLIGADLSGADLRCADLTGAKVGIGDKIMVKLTGAKLEGAILPDGSVHI; encoded by the coding sequence ATGATCACTCCCAGTGAGTTGAATTACTATTATAAAGTGTTAGATCTGAAGCCTGGAGCCTCCTTAGAATTGGTGGATCAGGCCTATAAAGACTTAGCATTTATTTGGCATCCCGATCGCATTCCTGAAGAAAATCAACGATTAAAAAAAATCGCTGAGGAAAAACTCAAGGAAATCAATCAAGCTAGGGAAAAATTGCGTTCTTTATTGCGTCGATCAAGTTCAAATTCAACTCAACATTCCTCAACTGTTTCCCGTGCAGAATCCCATTCCAGAGCCTCCTCAAATAGTACAGGAAATTCCTATACCTATCAAAAACCCTATTCCAATTATCAATCCTCTACCTATCAAAGCCAAGTAAAAACCTCGGAAAATAATAATTTTCAACGCCCTCCAGCCAGTAAACCTCCGGTTACGCCCAAACCGCCAACTCCCCCCGCACCAACGCCTCCCCCCGCTAGACCGACGGAATTAAGTGGATTAAGTTTTAAAGGTGCGGATTTAAAAGAAAGGGATTTTTCCAGTCGCAATTTAAGCGGTGCGGACTTAACTGAAGCCGATTTAAGTGATGGGTTTCTGCATAAAGTTAACTTAAGTGCCGCCTGTTTATATAAGGCGAATTTGTTTAGGGCGAATTTTTTACAGGCTAATTTAACCTATGCTAATTTAAAAGAAGCTAATTTAATTGGGGCTGATTTAAGTGGTGCTGATTTAAGATGTGCAGATTTAACCGGGGCCAAGGTAGGAATTGGGGATAAAATTATGGTGAAACTAACTGGAGCTAAATTAGAAGGTGCTATTTTACCCGATGGTAGTGTTCATATTTGA
- a CDS encoding inner-membrane translocator, translating into MINFLNTYGFLIVSMLFGAILGLSVYLPLMAGQLSLATPGFYALGGYIAAILSTQVFKFKGTIFPLPFLFLELLITAIISAILAIGLGIPVLRLRGIYLAISTIALVEILRVLALNLEITGGAVGIFGIPQPFATPLEYLWVAIPLLILSMIFLYRLEKIKAGRAFSAIREDELAADSMGVNPTHYKVLSFTLGAILAGLVGTISAHFLNTWNARQGTFDSSIIYLAFVLIGGSRTFWGPVLGGIILTALPEVLRGMGEISGLPFWLAQFLREGRLIIFGVLLVLGSIFYPQGLITPELLNQITRKNPWRGLLNKQSVKG; encoded by the coding sequence ATGATTAATTTTTTGAACACCTACGGGTTTTTAATCGTTTCTATGTTATTTGGAGCGATTTTAGGGTTATCCGTTTATTTACCCTTAATGGCGGGTCAACTCTCCTTAGCAACCCCTGGATTTTATGCGTTAGGGGGTTATATTGCGGCGATTTTATCTACCCAGGTTTTTAAATTTAAAGGGACTATTTTTCCCTTACCTTTTTTGTTTTTAGAACTATTGATCACTGCCATAATTTCTGCTATTTTAGCCATAGGATTAGGCATTCCAGTATTGAGATTACGAGGAATTTATCTAGCCATTTCAACTATTGCTTTAGTCGAAATTTTACGGGTTTTAGCCTTAAATCTAGAGATAACTGGAGGTGCAGTTGGTATCTTTGGGATTCCCCAACCCTTTGCAACTCCCCTAGAATATTTATGGGTGGCAATTCCCCTATTAATTCTGAGTATGATATTCTTATATCGCTTAGAAAAAATTAAAGCCGGACGCGCTTTTAGTGCAATTCGAGAAGATGAATTAGCCGCCGATTCTATGGGGGTTAATCCTACCCATTATAAAGTGTTATCCTTTACCTTGGGGGCAATTTTAGCGGGATTAGTGGGAACTATTAGCGCCCATTTTCTTAATACTTGGAATGCTCGTCAAGGAACCTTTGATAGTAGTATTATTTATTTAGCGTTTGTTTTAATTGGCGGGTCAAGAACCTTTTGGGGGCCAGTTTTAGGGGGAATTATTCTTACCGCTTTACCGGAAGTTTTACGGGGAATGGGAGAAATTAGTGGTTTACCCTTCTGGTTAGCCCAATTCTTACGGGAAGGGCGTTTAATTATTTTTGGGGTGTTATTAGTTTTGGGATCAATTTTTTATCCTCAAGGTTTAATTACTCCAGAATTATTAAACCAAATTACCCGAAAAAATCCCTGGCGGGGACTCTTGAATAAACAATCAGTTAAGGGTTAA
- a CDS encoding amino acid transport system ATP-binding protein, translated as MLELVSLSVNYGAIQALKEINIIVNQGEIVTLIGANGAGKSTTLKTISRLVNPRQGKIIYQGKDITDLRPDQVVKMGIAQSPEGRRILAQQTILTNLELGAYTRSDRLGIKADIEKQFIIFPRLAERKHQLAGTLSGGEQQMLAIARAVMSRPKLLLLDEPSLGLAPQIVREIFSVIRQLNQSGVTILLVEQNAHLALEIANRGYVLEAGYLTLTGKASDLLIDERVRQAYLG; from the coding sequence ATGTTAGAATTAGTTAGTCTATCGGTTAATTATGGTGCAATTCAAGCATTAAAAGAGATTAATATTATTGTTAATCAAGGAGAAATTGTTACTCTAATTGGAGCCAATGGAGCCGGGAAAAGTACCACCTTAAAAACCATTTCTCGATTAGTTAATCCCCGCCAAGGAAAAATTATTTATCAAGGAAAAGATATTACTGATCTACGTCCAGATCAAGTCGTGAAAATGGGAATCGCCCAAAGTCCAGAAGGTCGCCGAATTCTAGCTCAACAAACCATATTAACCAATTTAGAATTAGGGGCTTATACTCGCAGCGATCGCTTAGGAATTAAAGCAGATATTGAAAAACAATTTATCATTTTTCCTCGGTTAGCAGAACGAAAACATCAATTAGCAGGAACTTTAAGCGGTGGTGAACAGCAAATGTTAGCGATCGCCAGGGCGGTGATGAGTCGTCCTAAGCTATTATTATTAGACGAACCCAGTTTAGGTTTAGCCCCTCAAATTGTTAGAGAAATATTCTCGGTAATTCGTCAATTAAATCAATCCGGTGTTACAATTTTATTAGTGGAACAAAATGCCCATTTAGCATTAGAAATTGCGAATCGAGGTTATGTTTTAGAAGCCGGATATTTAACCCTCACGGGTAAAGCCTCTGATTTATTAATAGATGAACGAGTTAGACAAGCCTATTTAGGTTAG
- a CDS encoding HTH transcriptional regulator, translating to MTLTIDKILYSNLLAEIRPQVIETEEEYDRILAIVERLTFSKTLTPEERVLLKLLVQLIETYESEMYPIDESTPDQILQHLI from the coding sequence ATGACCCTCACTATTGATAAAATTCTTTATAGCAACCTATTAGCTGAAATCCGCCCTCAAGTGATTGAAACCGAGGAGGAATATGATCGGATTTTAGCAATTGTTGAACGATTAACTTTTAGTAAAACTCTCACCCCTGAAGAACGAGTATTATTAAAATTACTGGTTCAGTTAATTGAAACTTACGAATCAGAAATGTATCCCATTGATGAGTCTACACCTGATCAAATTCTACAGCATTTGATCTAA
- the purC gene encoding phosphoribosylaminoimidazole-succinocarboxamide synthase, which yields MSTPQKLYEGKAKIIYPTDEPEVLLAYFKDDATAFNAQKRGTIQGKGEINNAISSHLFQCLEAKGVPTHYIDCPTPNEMRVKRVKIVPIEVIIRNIAAGSLCKQTGIPAGTIIEPTLVEFCYKNDELGDPLLTRERLLLMKLATPEQLEKIAQLSLQINQILSGFFNECGITLVDFKLEFGITSQGQLVLADEISPDTCRLWDQSETDPDRRVLDKDRFRRDLGNVESGYQQVLKRVLEHSSNPSE from the coding sequence ATGTCTACTCCCCAAAAACTCTACGAAGGAAAAGCTAAAATCATCTATCCAACGGATGAACCTGAAGTATTACTCGCCTATTTCAAGGATGATGCGACGGCGTTTAATGCTCAAAAACGCGGGACAATTCAAGGGAAAGGAGAAATTAATAATGCGATTTCTAGCCATCTATTTCAATGTTTAGAAGCAAAAGGAGTTCCGACCCACTATATTGATTGTCCTACCCCCAATGAAATGCGGGTGAAACGGGTTAAAATTGTGCCGATAGAAGTGATTATTCGCAATATTGCGGCGGGAAGTTTATGTAAACAAACTGGGATTCCTGCGGGTACAATTATTGAACCGACTTTAGTAGAATTTTGCTATAAAAATGATGAATTAGGCGATCCATTATTAACACGGGAACGGCTATTATTAATGAAATTAGCCACGCCGGAACAGTTGGAAAAAATTGCCCAGTTATCCTTACAAATTAATCAAATTCTATCGGGATTTTTTAATGAATGTGGAATTACTTTAGTGGATTTTAAATTAGAATTTGGGATTACTTCTCAGGGTCAATTGGTACTCGCCGACGAAATTAGTCCTGATACCTGTCGTTTGTGGGATCAATCCGAAACAGACCCCGACCGCAGAGTTTTGGATAAAGACCGCTTCCGTCGAGATTTAGGAAATGTTGAATCTGGGTATCAACAAGTGCTTAAACGGGTTTTAGAGCATAGCTCCAATCCATCGGAATAA
- a CDS encoding branched-chain amino acid ABC transporter, ATP-binding protein: MSSSTLKPLLEVQGLTRYFGGLLAVDQVSFSVQDQEIFGLIGPNGAGKTTLFNLITGLIPPSQGSLIYQNNSITQLKPYQIAEKGIARTFQNLRLFGNLSALENVVIARHIHNQANLVSGVLGLPKGRRIEQENYQKARELLDIFGLAERAEQKARNFAYGDQRRLEIARALALEPKLLLLDEPAAGMNPSEKKELSDLIRKIRDQFQLTVILIEHHVPLVMGLCDRIAVLDFGKLIALGEPEMVRNNPAVIEAYLGDE, from the coding sequence ATGAGTTCATCCACCTTAAAACCCCTTTTAGAAGTCCAAGGTTTAACCCGATATTTTGGGGGATTATTAGCCGTTGATCAGGTTTCGTTTTCAGTTCAAGATCAAGAAATATTTGGTTTAATTGGCCCTAATGGGGCGGGAAAAACTACGTTATTTAATTTAATTACAGGGTTAATTCCTCCCTCCCAAGGATCATTGATTTATCAAAATAATTCTATTACTCAATTAAAACCCTATCAAATTGCTGAAAAAGGGATAGCCAGAACCTTTCAAAATCTTAGGTTATTTGGCAATTTATCAGCTTTAGAAAACGTTGTGATTGCTCGTCATATCCATAATCAAGCTAATCTAGTTTCAGGGGTTTTAGGCTTACCAAAAGGGAGAAGAATAGAACAGGAAAACTATCAAAAAGCCAGGGAATTATTAGATATATTTGGATTAGCAGAAAGGGCTGAACAAAAAGCTCGTAATTTTGCTTATGGCGACCAAAGACGCTTAGAAATTGCTCGTGCTTTAGCCTTAGAACCGAAATTGTTATTATTAGATGAACCTGCGGCGGGTATGAACCCTAGTGAGAAAAAAGAACTCAGTGATTTAATTAGAAAAATTCGAGATCAATTTCAATTAACAGTAATTTTAATTGAACATCATGTACCCTTAGTGATGGGGTTATGCGATCGCATTGCGGTGTTAGACTTTGGAAAATTAATTGCTTTAGGAGAACCGGAAATGGTGAGAAATAATCCGGCGGTAATTGAAGCCTATTTAGGAGATGAATAA
- a CDS encoding hypothetical protein (chloroplast outer envelope membrane protein homolog), translating to MRLSPVLVAVFTASATFGLSNSANGQTAYSESESSLSSKEAFEPINSSLNQSETHAKPSLDVNQSIPSTPINSFEGIVLNKTKSPYSDLAFSLGQSTGNQVSYAWVNTSYSQNLPEFNPSQTLINSAVDSSLNPTESEVLPENYISLNKGKNTEDLEKLEQVSTEVSSEISNTEANDFSNSAIILNKAETEKVGNFSFPVLTEEAIALNSNLPESDLFQPSLHKDSEKIAQFPTSVPEKIASAEINNFSTLGIILNKAETEKVGNFSFPVLTEEAIALNSNLPESDLFQPSLHKDSEKIAQFPTPVPEKIASAEINNFSTLGIILNKAETEKVGNFSFPVLTEEAIALNSNLPESDLFQPSLHKDSEKIAQFPTPVPEKIAIAEINNFSNLGIILNKAETEKVGNFSFPVLTEEAIALNSNLPESDLFQPSLHKDSEKIAQFPTPVPEKIASAEINNFSNLGIILNKAETEKVGNFSFPVLTEEAIALNSNLPESDLFQPSLHKDSEKIAQFPTPVPEKIASAEINNFSTLGIILNKAETEKVGNFSFPVLTEEAIALNSNLPESDLFQPSLHKDSEKIAQFPTPVPEKIAIAEINNFSNLGIILNKAETEKVGNFSFPVLTEEAIALNSNLPESDLFQPSLNKNLEKISQFSPIIPLTIAQATPETLPPNSEVPIQPETPATIPLPSTPAPSETEVLVGEITVTGTQDQGLIEKVYSVISTQPGRTTTRTQLQRDINSIFATGLFRNVKAVPEDTPLGVRVTFEVEENPIFKEVVIQGNTVLPQEIINESFGEQLNKTINLNQIEAGIKKVNQWYQDNGYVLAQVVAAPEVTKEGVVNLEVAEGVIENIGVRFLNSDGEATDEEGKPISGRTRDFIITREIQLKPGDVFNQKTAQQDLARVFGLGIFEDVRLELEPGKDNPREAVVVVNVIEKTTGSLAFGGGVSSAAGLFGTLSYQEVNLGGNNQRLGAELEAGNRVFQMDLNFTDPWIAGDPYRTSYTLNAFRRRTISVVFENGPKEVYLANGDRPRVVRTGGGISFTRPYADNVFSDPNWVASVGFQYQRVEITDSDGNINRTDEFGNQLSYSGSGKDDLFTVQFGFLRDRRNNKQQPTSGYLVRFGSEQSIPVGSGSILMNRLRAAYTFYIPVKFLSGLIPEGDQSFAFNFQGGTVIGNLPPYEAFPLGGTTSVRGWEEGAIASTRSFIQASIEYRFPLFSKFLGGALFVDAATDLGSQGTVPGSPGGVRDKPGSGFGYGVGVRLQTPLGPVRIDYGINNNGDGRIHFGLGERF from the coding sequence ATGCGTTTATCTCCCGTCTTAGTTGCGGTTTTTACTGCTTCAGCTACGTTTGGATTATCAAACTCTGCAAATGGTCAAACCGCCTATTCAGAATCTGAAAGTTCCCTCAGTTCTAAAGAGGCTTTTGAGCCAATAAATTCGAGTTTAAACCAATCGGAAACCCATGCAAAACCATCTTTAGATGTTAATCAGAGTATTCCCTCTACACCTATTAATTCTTTTGAAGGAATAGTTTTAAATAAAACTAAATCGCCGTATTCAGATCTAGCTTTTTCTCTAGGTCAATCCACAGGAAACCAGGTTTCCTATGCTTGGGTTAATACTTCATATTCTCAAAATTTACCCGAATTTAATCCATCTCAAACTCTAATTAATTCTGCTGTAGATTCTTCTTTGAATCCTACGGAATCAGAGGTTTTACCAGAAAATTATATTAGTCTAAATAAAGGTAAAAATACAGAAGATTTAGAAAAATTAGAACAAGTTTCAACCGAGGTTTCATCTGAAATTAGCAATACTGAAGCTAATGATTTTTCTAATTCAGCCATTATCCTGAATAAAGCTGAAACTGAAAAAGTCGGTAATTTTAGCTTTCCAGTATTAACAGAAGAAGCGATCGCCCTCAATTCCAACTTACCTGAATCTGATTTATTTCAACCAAGTTTACATAAAGATTCCGAAAAAATAGCCCAATTCCCAACTTCAGTTCCCGAAAAAATTGCCAGTGCAGAAATTAATAATTTCTCGACTTTAGGAATTATCCTGAATAAAGCTGAAACTGAAAAAGTCGGTAATTTTAGCTTTCCAGTATTAACAGAAGAAGCGATCGCCCTCAATTCCAACTTACCTGAATCTGATTTATTTCAACCAAGTTTACATAAAGATTCCGAAAAAATAGCCCAATTCCCAACTCCAGTTCCCGAAAAAATTGCCAGTGCAGAAATTAATAATTTCTCGACTTTAGGAATTATCCTGAATAAAGCTGAAACTGAAAAAGTCGGTAATTTTAGCTTTCCAGTATTAACAGAAGAAGCGATCGCCCTTAATTCCAACTTACCTGAATCTGATTTATTTCAACCAAGTTTACATAAAGATTCCGAAAAAATAGCCCAATTCCCAACTCCAGTTCCCGAAAAAATTGCAATTGCAGAAATTAATAATTTCTCGAATTTAGGAATTATCCTGAATAAAGCTGAAACTGAAAAAGTCGGTAATTTTAGCTTTCCAGTATTAACAGAAGAAGCGATCGCCCTTAATTCCAACTTACCTGAATCTGATTTATTTCAACCGAGTTTACATAAAGATTCCGAAAAAATAGCCCAATTCCCAACTCCAGTTCCCGAAAAAATTGCCAGTGCAGAAATTAATAATTTCTCGAATTTAGGAATTATCCTGAATAAAGCTGAAACTGAAAAAGTCGGTAATTTTAGCTTTCCAGTATTAACAGAAGAAGCGATCGCCCTCAATTCCAACTTACCTGAATCTGATTTATTTCAACCAAGTTTACATAAAGATTCCGAAAAAATAGCCCAATTCCCAACTCCAGTTCCCGAAAAAATTGCCAGTGCAGAAATTAATAATTTCTCGACTTTAGGAATTATCCTGAATAAAGCTGAAACTGAAAAAGTCGGTAATTTTAGCTTTCCAGTATTAACAGAAGAAGCGATCGCCCTTAATTCCAACTTACCTGAATCTGATTTATTTCAACCAAGTTTACATAAAGATTCCGAAAAAATAGCCCAATTCCCAACTCCAGTTCCCGAAAAAATTGCAATTGCAGAAATTAATAATTTCTCGAATTTAGGAATTATCCTGAATAAAGCTGAAACTGAAAAAGTCGGTAATTTTAGCTTTCCAGTATTAACAGAAGAAGCGATCGCCCTTAATTCCAACTTACCTGAATCTGATTTATTTCAACCGAGCTTAAATAAAAATTTAGAAAAAATATCGCAATTTTCTCCCATAATTCCATTAACTATTGCTCAAGCAACACCCGAAACTTTACCCCCTAATTCTGAAGTTCCAATACAACCTGAAACTCCTGCTACTATCCCCCTTCCTAGCACACCCGCACCCTCTGAAACCGAAGTATTAGTCGGAGAAATTACGGTAACAGGAACCCAAGACCAAGGATTAATTGAAAAAGTATATAGCGTTATTTCCACCCAACCTGGACGAACAACAACCCGAACTCAATTACAAAGAGATATTAATTCGATTTTCGCTACAGGTTTATTCCGAAATGTCAAAGCTGTTCCAGAAGATACACCTTTAGGAGTACGGGTTACTTTTGAAGTCGAAGAAAACCCCATCTTCAAAGAAGTTGTAATTCAAGGGAATACGGTTTTACCCCAAGAAATTATTAACGAAAGTTTCGGCGAGCAATTGAATAAAACCATCAACTTGAATCAAATAGAAGCAGGAATTAAAAAAGTCAATCAATGGTATCAGGATAATGGCTATGTTTTAGCGCAGGTTGTCGCCGCTCCTGAAGTTACAAAAGAAGGTGTTGTTAACCTAGAAGTTGCAGAAGGGGTAATTGAAAATATTGGGGTGCGTTTCCTGAATAGCGATGGAGAAGCAACCGATGAAGAAGGAAAACCAATTTCGGGAAGAACCAGAGACTTTATTATCACCAGGGAAATTCAGTTAAAACCAGGGGACGTATTTAACCAAAAAACCGCACAACAGGATTTAGCTCGGGTATTTGGTTTGGGAATTTTTGAAGATGTCCGCTTGGAATTAGAACCCGGAAAAGATAATCCCCGGGAGGCGGTAGTTGTTGTGAATGTGATCGAAAAAACCACCGGATCACTCGCATTTGGGGGAGGTGTAAGTTCCGCCGCCGGATTATTTGGAACCTTGAGTTATCAAGAAGTTAACTTAGGGGGAAATAACCAACGCTTAGGGGCGGAATTAGAGGCGGGAAATCGGGTATTTCAAATGGATTTAAACTTTACCGATCCTTGGATTGCGGGTGATCCCTATCGCACCTCTTATACTTTGAATGCTTTTAGACGTCGGACAATTTCCGTGGTCTTTGAAAATGGGCCAAAAGAGGTTTACTTAGCCAATGGCGATCGCCCCCGGGTAGTGAGAACTGGAGGAGGTATTAGTTTTACTCGTCCGTATGCGGATAATGTTTTTTCTGATCCCAATTGGGTCGCTTCCGTCGGATTCCAATATCAACGGGTGGAAATCACGGACTCCGATGGGAACATTAACCGTACCGATGAATTTGGGAATCAACTCAGTTATAGCGGGAGTGGAAAAGACGATTTATTCACCGTTCAGTTTGGATTTCTTCGAGATCGCCGCAACAATAAGCAACAACCCACCTCCGGTTATTTAGTGCGTTTTGGTTCGGAACAATCTATCCCGGTGGGTTCGGGAAGTATTTTAATGAACCGTTTGCGGGCTGCATATACTTTTTATATTCCGGTGAAATTCCTCTCCGGTTTGATTCCCGAAGGCGATCAATCCTTTGCTTTTAACTTCCAAGGAGGTACGGTAATTGGGAACTTACCCCCCTATGAAGCCTTTCCCTTGGGTGGGACGACTTCAGTACGGGGTTGGGAAGAAGGGGCGATCGCTTCTACCCGAAGTTTTATCCAAGCCTCCATTGAGTATCGTTTTCCTCTGTTTTCCAAGTTTCTTGGCGGAGCGCTCTTTGTGGACGCGGCAACGGACTTAGGTTCCCAGGGGACAGTTCCTGGCTCTCCTGGGGGTGTGCGGGATAAACCCGGAAGTGGTTTCGGTTATGGGGTTGGTGTGCGCCTACAAACTCCCCTAGGGCCAGTACGGATTGATTATGGGATTAATAATAATGGAGATGGTCGGATTCACTTCGGTTTAGGAGAACGGTTCTAA
- a CDS encoding inner-membrane translocator: MDFNFFLQSFLNGLSIGSVYAIFALGYTLVFSILGVINFAHGAIFTLGAYFTYILSGGVFGFNGLLANGKLPFQFPFFIALILGSILAGLASIVLERLAFRPLRVRGADSLLTLVSSLGAAVVIVNTIQYLVGAEIYTFPDNIYGNIPAAINFGTATKPIMIRSVQVIIFTVCMVIVALLTYLVNKTKIGKALQAVAEDEITASLLGINPEQFIILTFFVSGFLAGLAGTLVGSSVSIAGPYFGIAFGLKGLGVIVLGGLGSIPGAVIGGLLLGLAEAFVPADFSGYREAISFAILLIMLLIRPQGLLGRKRIQKV, from the coding sequence ATGGATTTTAATTTTTTCCTACAATCATTTTTAAATGGTTTATCAATTGGGAGTGTTTATGCTATTTTTGCCTTGGGTTACACTCTAGTTTTTTCGATTTTAGGGGTGATTAATTTTGCCCATGGTGCTATTTTTACCTTGGGAGCTTATTTTACCTATATCTTATCCGGGGGCGTTTTTGGGTTTAATGGATTATTAGCCAATGGTAAGTTACCCTTTCAATTCCCGTTTTTTATAGCCTTAATTCTAGGGAGTATTTTAGCCGGGTTAGCCTCAATTGTCTTGGAAAGATTAGCCTTTAGACCCTTGAGAGTTAGAGGGGCTGATTCCCTATTAACCTTGGTTTCCAGTTTGGGGGCTGCGGTGGTGATTGTGAATACAATTCAATATTTAGTCGGGGCAGAAATTTACACATTTCCTGATAATATTTATGGCAATATTCCCGCAGCAATTAATTTCGGTACAGCCACAAAACCGATTATGATTAGAAGCGTTCAGGTGATTATTTTTACGGTTTGTATGGTCATCGTGGCTTTATTAACCTATCTGGTAAATAAAACTAAGATTGGTAAAGCCTTACAAGCGGTGGCTGAGGATGAAATTACCGCCAGTTTATTAGGAATTAACCCGGAACAGTTTATTATATTAACGTTTTTTGTCAGTGGATTTTTAGCGGGACTCGCCGGAACTTTGGTAGGATCTAGTGTGAGTATTGCGGGGCCTTATTTTGGCATTGCTTTCGGTTTAAAGGGGTTAGGAGTAATCGTTTTAGGGGGGTTAGGAAGTATTCCAGGGGCTGTAATTGGGGGATTATTATTAGGGTTAGCAGAAGCTTTTGTTCCCGCCGATTTTTCCGGTTATCGAGAAGCGATTTCCTTTGCTATTCTATTAATAATGCTATTAATTCGACCCCAGGGATTATTAGGACGTAAACGCATTCAAAAGGTATAA
- the tpi gene encoding triosephosphate isomerase, producing the protein MFKTQSEAQEFLQGFTNHLDDTPEDREVVLCVPFTTLGVMSKSLHGSRIFPGAQNIHWEDSGAYTGEISGPMLLEFGIRYVVVGHSERRQYFGETDETVNLRLRAAQRHGLTPILCVGETKQQRDAGDTEGVIFSQLEKDLIGVDQNNLVIAYEPIWAIGTGDTCETTEANRVIGLIRSKLVNSNVTIQYGGSVKPDNIDEIMAQPEIDGALVGGASLQPEGFARIVNYQ; encoded by the coding sequence ATGTTTAAAACCCAATCGGAAGCTCAAGAGTTTCTGCAAGGGTTTACTAATCATTTAGATGATACTCCAGAAGACAGGGAAGTGGTGCTGTGTGTACCCTTTACCACATTGGGTGTCATGTCGAAAAGTTTACATGGGAGTCGAATTTTCCCCGGTGCTCAAAACATACATTGGGAAGATTCTGGAGCCTACACGGGGGAAATTTCTGGCCCGATGTTACTAGAATTTGGTATCCGTTATGTTGTTGTCGGTCACAGTGAACGACGTCAATATTTTGGCGAAACCGATGAAACTGTGAATTTGCGACTTAGAGCGGCTCAACGCCATGGTTTAACCCCCATTTTATGTGTGGGAGAAACCAAACAACAACGGGATGCTGGAGACACCGAAGGGGTGATTTTCTCTCAGTTGGAAAAGGATTTAATTGGGGTTGATCAAAATAATTTAGTCATTGCTTATGAGCCGATTTGGGCAATCGGAACTGGGGATACTTGTGAAACCACTGAAGCGAATCGGGTAATTGGTTTAATTCGCAGTAAATTAGTCAATTCTAATGTCACTATTCAATATGGTGGCTCTGTCAAACCTGATAATATTGATGAGATTATGGCACAGCCAGAAATTGATGGGGCTTTAGTTGGAGGCGCTAGTTTACAACCAGAAGGTTTTGCCCGTATTGTTAATTATCAATAA